The following are encoded together in the Roseobacter denitrificans OCh 114 genome:
- the glmM gene encoding phosphoglucosamine mutase, protein MDKLFGTDGVRGKANEHPMTAEMALRIGAAVGKYFRRDGSAAHRVVIGKDTRLSGYMFENALTAGLTSTGMNVLLLGPVPTPAVGLLTRSMRADLGVMISASHNPACDNGIKFFGPDGFKLSDQAEEEIEALIASGVDAVEANDIGRAKRIDDGRFRYIERLKTSFPRQRRLDGLKVVIDCANGAAHRVAPEALWELGATVIPVGVSPNGKNINEGCGSTHPQFAADTVVAHGADVGICLDGDADRVILIDETGKVGDGDQFMALMAQRWAERGKLANNALVATVMSNLGLEHFLSDLGLKLERTAVGDRYVVERMRAGGFNLGGEQSGHIVMTDYATTGDGLMAGLQFLAAMTQSEQPASVLLNRFEPVPQLLRNVRFAAGQTPLEDARVKAAIAAAEADLSGKGRLLIRKSGTEPLVRVMAEHEDQTVMEQAVDSVVEAVADAVGGT, encoded by the coding sequence ATGGATAAGCTTTTTGGAACGGATGGGGTGCGCGGCAAGGCCAATGAGCACCCGATGACAGCCGAGATGGCACTGCGTATCGGTGCTGCGGTAGGTAAATACTTCAGGCGCGATGGATCGGCAGCGCATCGCGTTGTGATCGGCAAGGATACGCGATTATCAGGCTATATGTTCGAAAACGCGCTGACGGCAGGGCTGACCTCAACGGGCATGAATGTGCTGTTGCTGGGTCCGGTGCCGACGCCTGCGGTCGGTCTGCTGACACGGTCGATGCGCGCGGACCTTGGGGTGATGATCTCGGCCAGCCATAACCCGGCCTGTGACAATGGCATCAAGTTCTTTGGCCCTGACGGATTCAAACTGTCGGATCAGGCCGAAGAGGAGATCGAAGCGCTGATCGCGTCCGGCGTCGATGCCGTGGAAGCGAATGACATCGGGCGGGCCAAACGCATTGATGATGGGCGTTTTCGCTACATCGAACGGCTCAAGACCTCCTTTCCTCGCCAGCGGCGGCTTGACGGGCTGAAAGTTGTGATTGATTGCGCAAATGGCGCGGCACACCGCGTCGCACCAGAGGCGCTATGGGAACTGGGTGCGACGGTCATTCCTGTTGGCGTGTCTCCGAACGGCAAGAACATCAACGAGGGCTGCGGGTCAACGCATCCGCAATTCGCGGCAGATACGGTCGTCGCCCATGGTGCTGACGTGGGCATCTGCCTTGACGGCGATGCGGACCGCGTGATCCTGATTGATGAGACCGGCAAGGTTGGCGATGGTGACCAGTTCATGGCACTGATGGCGCAACGCTGGGCGGAACGCGGCAAACTGGCGAATAATGCGCTGGTCGCGACGGTAATGTCCAACCTTGGTTTGGAGCATTTTCTGAGCGATCTGGGTCTGAAACTGGAGCGCACGGCGGTTGGCGACCGATACGTGGTCGAACGGATGCGTGCCGGTGGCTTCAACCTCGGGGGGGAGCAATCAGGTCACATTGTGATGACCGATTATGCAACCACGGGGGATGGCCTCATGGCGGGGTTGCAGTTTCTCGCGGCGATGACGCAGTCCGAACAGCCTGCGAGTGTCTTGCTCAACCGGTTTGAACCGGTGCCGCAACTGCTCAGGAACGTGCGATTTGCAGCAGGTCAAACCCCGCTTGAGGACGCCCGCGTGAAAGCCGCGATTGCGGCGGCGGAGGCTGACCTGTCCGGCAAGGGGCGTTTGCTGATCCGTAAATCTGGCACCGAACCACTGGTGCGCGTGATGGCAGAACATGAGGATCAAACGGTGATGGAGCAGGCGGTCGACAGTGTTGTCGAAGCGGTCGCGGATGCTGTCGGCGGAACGTAA
- a CDS encoding Lrp/AsnC family transcriptional regulator, which produces MIELDGIDRRLVRALADDALQTAGALGRRFGLSQPATWRRIRKLEAAGVLRGRRLRLNAQSLGFGVTVFLGVKLATKGRVSLEDFERAVSAIPEVQQVEHVLGLYDYRLRVVARDLPDFERVLRRRIMTLPGAGEVEANVLLSEERLPGPL; this is translated from the coding sequence ATGATCGAACTGGATGGTATTGACCGACGGCTTGTGCGCGCGCTTGCCGATGACGCGCTGCAAACTGCCGGCGCCTTGGGGCGGCGGTTTGGCCTGTCACAGCCTGCCACATGGCGACGCATTCGCAAACTTGAGGCGGCGGGTGTGTTGCGGGGCCGCCGCCTGCGCCTGAATGCGCAAAGCCTTGGTTTTGGGGTCACGGTCTTTCTGGGCGTAAAACTCGCCACCAAAGGGCGCGTCAGCCTTGAGGATTTTGAGCGGGCAGTCAGCGCGATCCCCGAAGTGCAGCAGGTCGAGCATGTTCTGGGGCTTTATGATTATCGTCTGCGCGTCGTGGCGCGTGATCTGCCGGACTTTGAACGTGTGTTGCGGCGCCGGATCATGACACTGCCCGGCGCTGGCGAGGTGGAGGCAAATGTCCTGCTGAGTGAAGAGCGCTTGCCCGGACCTCTTTAG
- a CDS encoding aminotransferase class V-fold PLP-dependent enzyme codes for MAALLDTIDPDGLEEFSVVFTDRSLNSMSAAFQKVMNDISGMLKDVYSADAVVIIPGGGTFGMEAVARQFARNADVLVVRNGWFSYRWSQIFETGGLTANTTVLKARQTGNASPPPFAPAPIEEVVAAIREQKPDVVFAPHVETSAGVILPDDYVTAMASAAHEVGALMVLDCIASGCAWIDMRITGVDVLISAPQKGWSASPSAGLVMLSERAVARLAETQSDSFAIDLGKWHSIMQAYENGGHAYHATMPTDALRAFRDTMLETREYGFERLKDAQWDLGNRVRDMLAAKGVVSVAADGFGAPGVVVSYTADPDIQNGKKFMAQGMQIAAGVPLQCDEPADFRTFRLGLFGLDKLYDVDGTVARLARVLDDVI; via the coding sequence ATGGCTGCCTTGCTTGACACGATTGACCCCGACGGTCTCGAAGAGTTTTCGGTTGTGTTCACCGACCGGTCGCTGAACTCCATGAGCGCGGCATTTCAGAAGGTGATGAACGACATCTCCGGTATGCTCAAGGACGTCTACAGCGCGGATGCCGTGGTGATCATTCCCGGTGGCGGGACTTTCGGGATGGAAGCTGTCGCACGGCAATTCGCGCGCAATGCGGATGTTCTGGTGGTGCGCAACGGCTGGTTTTCCTATCGCTGGAGCCAGATTTTCGAAACCGGTGGATTGACGGCCAATACGACCGTTCTCAAGGCGCGCCAGACCGGCAATGCCAGCCCGCCCCCCTTTGCGCCGGCGCCCATCGAAGAGGTTGTCGCGGCCATTCGCGAGCAGAAACCGGATGTGGTTTTTGCACCGCACGTTGAGACAAGTGCGGGTGTCATTCTGCCGGATGATTATGTCACCGCGATGGCCAGCGCCGCGCATGAGGTCGGCGCGTTGATGGTGCTTGATTGCATCGCCTCGGGTTGTGCGTGGATTGACATGCGCATAACCGGTGTCGATGTCCTGATCTCAGCGCCGCAAAAAGGCTGGTCCGCGTCCCCGTCGGCGGGACTTGTGATGCTGTCGGAGCGTGCCGTGGCGCGCCTGGCCGAGACGCAGTCGGACAGTTTTGCGATTGATCTGGGCAAGTGGCACAGCATCATGCAGGCCTATGAAAATGGCGGGCATGCCTATCACGCCACCATGCCCACGGATGCCTTGCGCGCGTTCCGTGACACGATGCTGGAAACGCGCGAGTACGGTTTTGAGCGCCTCAAGGATGCACAATGGGACCTTGGCAACCGGGTGCGCGACATGCTTGCCGCAAAAGGGGTCGTTTCGGTCGCGGCGGATGGGTTTGGCGCACCGGGCGTCGTGGTCAGCTATACCGCTGATCCGGATATCCAGAATGGCAAGAAGTTCATGGCGCAGGGCATGCAGATTGCGGCGGGTGTGCCGCTTCAATGCGATGAACCGGCAGATTTCAGGACATTCCGTCTGGGGCTCTTTGGGCTCGACAAGCTTTATGATGTCGATGGGACCGTTGCTCGCCTCGCGCGGGTGTTGGACGACGTCATCTGA
- a CDS encoding DMT family transporter, which yields MSQHPQITASSWLMIAILGVTWGGTFLVTEIALEGITPFWLAAARIGFAALLMTAFWGAMGFRLFESPPDRRVWGATLFIGAFSSAVPFVLLAWGQQYVTAGFAGVSMAAVALIVLPLAHFLVPGETLTLRKGIGFVIGFVGVCILIGGQAFDTTGARLEPLGRIACVGAASCYAVSSVVLRRLPAVDAIGLSTLLLLIGMGVVVPAAFIVEGPPVLPDNKTLWVLAFLGLVPTAAASLLRVLVVRTAGPVFMSLVNYQVPVWSVVMGALLLSEPLPPSLLWAMILILSGVGLSQYGSLSRLFRRG from the coding sequence GTGTCACAACACCCCCAGATCACCGCCTCCAGTTGGCTCATGATCGCCATCCTCGGCGTGACGTGGGGCGGGACATTTCTGGTGACGGAAATCGCCCTTGAGGGCATCACACCGTTCTGGCTCGCGGCGGCGCGCATCGGTTTTGCCGCGCTTTTGATGACCGCCTTCTGGGGCGCCATGGGGTTTCGCCTGTTTGAAAGCCCGCCCGACCGGCGTGTCTGGGGCGCGACCCTTTTCATCGGCGCGTTCAGTTCCGCCGTTCCCTTCGTCTTACTGGCCTGGGGCCAGCAGTATGTCACGGCCGGATTTGCCGGTGTATCGATGGCGGCCGTGGCGCTGATCGTCTTGCCGCTTGCGCATTTTCTGGTGCCCGGTGAAACCCTCACCCTTCGCAAGGGCATCGGGTTTGTCATCGGGTTCGTGGGCGTGTGCATACTGATCGGTGGGCAGGCCTTTGACACAACCGGCGCGCGCCTTGAGCCCCTCGGCCGCATCGCCTGCGTTGGCGCGGCAAGTTGTTACGCCGTTTCTTCGGTCGTGCTGCGCCGCTTACCTGCGGTGGATGCCATCGGGCTCTCTACGCTGTTGCTGTTGATCGGGATGGGGGTCGTGGTCCCCGCCGCGTTTATTGTCGAAGGCCCTCCGGTGCTGCCGGACAACAAAACGCTGTGGGTGCTGGCCTTTTTGGGGCTGGTGCCGACCGCCGCCGCCAGTCTGCTGCGGGTGCTTGTGGTGCGCACGGCGGGCCCGGTGTTCATGTCACTGGTCAATTATCAGGTGCCGGTTTGGTCGGTCGTGATGGGCGCGCTCTTGCTGAGCGAGCCGCTGCCACCCTCCCTGCTCTGGGCGATGATCCTGATCCTGAGCGGCGTGGGCCTGAGCCAATATGGATCACTCAGTCGGCTGTTCAGGCGCGGCTAA
- the ilvC gene encoding ketol-acid reductoisomerase produces the protein MRVYYDRDCDVNLIKDMKVAILGYGSQGHAHALNLRDSGAKNLAVALREGSASAAKAEGEGLQVMGIAEAAAWADLIMFTMPDELQAETYKKYVHDNIREGAAIAFAHGLNVHFGLIEPKEGIDVIMMAPKGPGHTVRGEYTKGGGVPCLVAVDKDASGRALEIGLSYCSAIGGGRSGIIETNFREECETDLFGEQAVLCGGLVELIRMGFETLVEAGYAPEMAYFECLHEVKLIVDLIYEGGIANMNYSISNTAEYGEYVSGPRVLPYDETKARMKAILTDIQNGKFVRDFMQENAVGQPHFKATRRINDEHQIEATGETLRGMMPWISAGKMVDKSKN, from the coding sequence ATGCGCGTCTATTACGACAGAGATTGCGATGTAAACCTGATCAAGGACATGAAAGTAGCCATTCTTGGCTATGGCAGCCAAGGTCACGCACATGCGTTGAACCTGCGCGATTCAGGGGCCAAGAACCTCGCCGTTGCGCTGCGCGAGGGATCTGCCTCTGCCGCAAAGGCCGAAGGCGAAGGCCTGCAGGTCATGGGCATTGCCGAAGCCGCCGCATGGGCCGACCTGATCATGTTCACCATGCCCGATGAGCTTCAGGCCGAGACCTACAAGAAATACGTCCATGACAACATCCGCGAAGGGGCTGCAATCGCTTTCGCGCATGGGCTTAACGTCCACTTTGGCCTGATTGAACCCAAGGAAGGCATCGACGTGATCATGATGGCGCCAAAGGGCCCCGGTCACACGGTACGCGGTGAATATACCAAAGGCGGTGGTGTTCCCTGCCTTGTTGCTGTTGACAAAGACGCCTCCGGCCGCGCGCTGGAAATCGGGCTGTCCTATTGCTCTGCCATTGGCGGTGGTCGCTCGGGCATCATCGAAACCAACTTCCGCGAGGAATGCGAAACCGACCTCTTTGGCGAACAGGCCGTTCTGTGCGGTGGCCTCGTTGAACTGATCCGCATGGGCTTTGAGACCCTTGTCGAGGCAGGCTACGCGCCCGAAATGGCCTATTTCGAATGCCTGCACGAGGTGAAACTGATCGTTGATCTGATCTATGAAGGCGGCATCGCCAACATGAACTACTCGATCTCGAACACGGCGGAGTATGGCGAATATGTCTCCGGCCCGCGCGTCTTGCCCTATGACGAGACCAAAGCGCGCATGAAGGCGATCCTGACGGACATTCAGAACGGCAAATTCGTGCGTGACTTCATGCAGGAAAATGCCGTAGGCCAGCCACACTTCAAAGCGACACGTCGCATCAATGACGAACACCAGATCGAAGCAACCGGCGAAACCCTGCGCGGCATGATGCCCTGGATCTCCGCTGGCAAGATGGTTGATAAGTCCAAGAACTAA
- a CDS encoding Lrp/AsnC family transcriptional regulator: MLDAIDRSLLRHWQADATLNSAELAERVGISPGKAARRLARMQDAGVIEGVGAVVDWAALGYSVEVSLRVTLDKTVARAFDEFIEAARGVPEVTEIQTFLGRVDARLNIIARDMPHYHDIYRDRILTLPHIADIEALMQIARIKSEEALPI; the protein is encoded by the coding sequence ATGCTCGACGCGATTGATCGTAGTCTCTTGCGCCACTGGCAAGCGGACGCCACCCTGAATTCGGCCGAATTGGCTGAACGTGTCGGGATCTCTCCCGGAAAGGCTGCCCGACGACTGGCGCGGATGCAGGATGCAGGCGTTATCGAAGGGGTGGGCGCGGTCGTGGATTGGGCCGCGTTGGGCTATTCGGTCGAGGTATCGCTGCGTGTCACCTTGGACAAGACCGTCGCGCGCGCGTTTGATGAATTCATCGAAGCGGCGCGGGGTGTTCCCGAGGTTACGGAAATCCAGACTTTTCTGGGCCGTGTTGATGCGCGTCTGAACATCATCGCGCGGGATATGCCGCATTATCACGACATTTATCGCGACCGCATTCTGACCCTGCCGCATATCGCCGATATCGAAGCCCTGATGCAAATCGCCCGGATCAAATCCGAAGAGGCGCTGCCCATATGA